A genome region from Glycine max cultivar Williams 82 chromosome 5, Glycine_max_v4.0, whole genome shotgun sequence includes the following:
- the C3H9 gene encoding C3H-type zinc finger protein: MMLGETHRPNPTVHVPPWAPEIFSPYTGNADYSPYSMQEALSALQHYESTDAESDSEVPSREPEVPVDAYSCDHFRMFEFKVRRCARCRSHDWTDCPYAHPGEKARRRDPRKYHYSGTACPDFRKGSCKKGDACEYAHGVFECWLHPARYRTQPCKDGTSCRRRVCFFAHTPDQLRVLPQQSPRSADSYDGSPLRHAIESSCAKSHPFVASPGSASSPVESPPMSPMTVSVNEMVASLRNLQLGKVKSLPSSWNVMGSSGFGSPRGPMIRPGFFSLPTTPTQAPTRGGVNYFDQWDQSCCEEEPVMERVESGRSIRARMFEKLSKENHLDGSGSGSSQIGVPDVGWVSELVSR, from the coding sequence ATGATGCTTGGGGAGACCCACCGCCCAAATCCAACCGTACACGTGCCACCGTGGGCGCCGGAGATCTTCTCACCATACACCGGCAATGCCGATTACTCTCCGTACTCCATGCAAGAAGCACTTAGTGCACTTCAGCACTACGAATCCACCGATGCTGAGTCAGACTCGGAGGTTCCGTCTCGGGAACCGGAAGTCCCGGTGGACGCTTACTCCTGCGACCATTTCCGCATGTTCGAGTTCAAGGTTCGGAGATGCGCACGTTGCAGGTCGCATGACTGGACCGACTGTCCGTACGCCCACCCCGGCGAGAAGGCACGCCGCCGTGATCCCCGGAAGTACCATTACTCCGGCACGGCTTGCCCCGATTTCCGCAAGGGGAGTTGCAAGAAGGGTGACGCGTGCGAGTACGCGCACGGGGTTTTCGAGTGCTGGCTCCACCCCGCGCGCTACCGCACTCAGCCTTGCAAGGATGGCACCAGTTGTCGCCGCCGCGTGTGTTTCTTCGCGCACACGCCggatcaacttagggttttgcCACAGCAGAGTCCGCGCAGTGCTGATTCCTACGACGGGTCTCCTTTGAGGCACGCGATTGAGTCGTCGTGTGCAAAGTCGCATCCGTTTGTGGCTTCTCCCGGTTCGGCCTCGTCGCCGGTGGAGTCTCCGCCGATGTCGCCGATGACTGTGAGTGTTAATGAGATGGTGGCTTCGCTAAGGAACTTGCAACTGGGGAAGGTGAAGTCCTTGCCTTCTTCGTGGAATGTTATGGGGTCTTCCGGGTTCGGGTCTCCTAGAGGACCCATGATCCGACCCGGATTTTTCAGCCTTCCGACAACGCCGACCCAGGCTCCGACTCGCGGTGGGGTCAACTACTTTGACCAGTGGGATCAGAGTTGTTGCGAGGAGGAGCCTGTTATGGAGAGGGTGGAATCTGGACGAAGCATAAGGGCGAGGATGTTTGAAAAACTGAGCAAAGAGAATCATCTGGACGGGTCGGGTTCCGGATCGAGTCAAATCGGGGTTCCCGATGTTGGGTGGGTTTCGGAGCTTGTCAGTCGCTGA
- the LOC100788665 gene encoding putative inositol oxygenase: MTILIEQPALELQVEGNNVHAEETNELVLEGGFPLPKDGYMAPEINSFGHSFREYDAESERQKGVEEFYRLQHINQTYDFVKRMREEYGKLDKAEMGIWECCELLNELVDESDPDLDEPQIQHLLQSAETIRKDYPNEDWLHLTALIHDLGKILALPSFGELPQWAVVGDTFPLGCAFDESNVHHKYFKDNPDYKCPAYSTKNGIYTEGCGLDNIVMSWGHDDYMYMVAKANGTTLPSAGLFIIRYHSFYPLHKEGAYTHFMNEEDVENLKWLKIFNKYDLYSKSKVLVDVEKVKPYYVSLIEKYFPAKVRW, encoded by the exons ATGACCATCCTCATTGAGCAACCTGCCCTtg AGTTACAAGTTGAAGGCAACAATGTGCATGCTGAAGAAACCAATGAGCTTGTATTGGAAGGTGGATTTCCATTGCCAAAGGATGGATATATGGCCCCAGAAATCAATTCATTTGGCCACTCCTTCAG AGAATATGATGCTGAAAGTGAGAGGCAAAAAGGTGTGGAGGAATTTTATAGGTTGCAACACATCAACCAGACATATGACTTT GTGAAGAGAATGCGGGAGGAATATGGGAAATTGGACAAAGCTGAAATGGGCATTTGGGAATGTTGTGAGCTGCTGAATGAATTGGTAGATGAGAGCGATCCTGATTTGGACGAACCTCAAATTCAACATTTGTTACAGTCTGCTGAGACCATCAGAAAAGACTATCCTAATGAAGATTGGCTGCATTTGACCGCACTCATCCATG ATCTTGGAAAGATTCTTGCGCTTCCTAGCTTTGGTGAGCTTCCTCAGTGGGCTGTTGTTG GAGATACATTTCCTCTGGGCTGTGCCTTTGATGAGTCAAATGTTCATCATAAG TATTTCAAGGACAACCCGGATTACAAATGCCCTGCTTATAGCACTAAAAATGGGATCTACACAGAAGGGTGTGGATTAGACAACATAGTGATGTCATGGGGACATGATGATTACATGTATATG GTTGCCAAGGCAAATGGCACCACTTTGCCATCTGCAGGATTGTTCATTATCAGATATCATTCTTTCTATC CATTACACAAGGAAGGTGCATATACTCACTTCATGAATGAAGAAGACGTTGAGAATTTGAAGTGGCTCAAAATTTTTAA CAAATATGATCTCTACAGCAAGAGCAAAGTTCTAGTTGATGTGGAGAAAGTTAAGCCATACTATGTGTCACTCATTGAGAAG